One genomic region from Rickettsiales bacterium encodes:
- the cysT gene encoding sulfate ABC transporter permease subunit CysT encodes MTIKNKIRLKKPSVIPGFGITISFTLFYLLLIVIIPLSGLFFKTAQMSLDDFWQTISDERVVNAYKITFGCSLAAALINVVFGTMLAWTLTRYDFPFKKIIDAIVDLPFALPTAVAGIALTALYAPNGWIGRYLEPYDISLAFNPTGIIIALSFIGLPFVVRTVQPVLEDLNQEIEEAASSLGASRLQTFTKIILPHITPALLTGFAMAFARALGEYGSVIFIAGNMPLVSEIVPLLIVIKLEQYDYTGATAIAVVMLMASFAMLFVINLLQRLEQKKLDK; translated from the coding sequence ATGACTATAAAAAATAAAATAAGATTAAAAAAGCCAAGTGTAATTCCAGGTTTTGGGATAACAATATCTTTTACCTTATTTTATTTATTGCTAATTGTAATTATCCCCCTTTCAGGTTTATTTTTCAAAACCGCTCAAATGAGCCTTGATGATTTTTGGCAAACCATTTCTGATGAAAGAGTTGTAAATGCTTATAAAATCACCTTTGGTTGCTCACTTGCTGCAGCTCTTATAAATGTTGTTTTTGGAACTATGCTTGCTTGGACGCTCACTCGCTATGATTTTCCATTCAAAAAAATTATTGATGCAATCGTTGATTTACCCTTCGCACTGCCAACTGCTGTTGCGGGTATTGCCCTAACCGCCCTATACGCTCCAAATGGCTGGATTGGCAGATATCTTGAGCCTTATGACATATCCCTTGCCTTCAACCCAACGGGAATAATTATTGCCCTAAGTTTTATCGGCTTGCCTTTTGTGGTTAGAACAGTTCAACCAGTTTTGGAAGATCTCAACCAAGAAATTGAGGAAGCTGCAAGCTCACTTGGTGCTTCAAGGCTTCAAACTTTTACAAAAATTATTTTGCCTCATATTACGCCAGCCTTATTAACTGGCTTCGCGATGGCTTTTGCAAGGGCATTGGGCGAATATGGCTCAGTAATTTTTATAGCTGGCAATATGCCTTTGGTTTCAGAAATTGTGCCACTTTTAATTGTTATAAAACTTGAACAATATGATTATACTGGTGCAACCGCAATCGCTGTTGTTATGCTTATGGCTTCATTTGCAATGCTTTTTGTGATTAACTTGCTTCAACGCTTAGAACAGAAAAAATTAGATAAATAA
- a CDS encoding DUF465 domain-containing protein → MEEERKIRQKIALLQDEHRSLDFKIATLAINMLEAQRLKRQKLSLKDEISRLSSMLHPDIVA, encoded by the coding sequence ATGGAAGAAGAAAGGAAGATTCGTCAAAAAATTGCTCTATTGCAAGATGAACATAGAAGTTTAGATTTCAAAATTGCAACCCTCGCAATTAATATGCTAGAAGCCCAAAGGCTTAAAAGGCAAAAATTATCTCTAAAAGATGAGATTTCAAGGCTTTCCTCAATGTTGCACCCTGATATTGTAGCTTAA
- the purE gene encoding 5-(carboxyamino)imidazole ribonucleotide mutase — MTKNNKTQNKPLISIIMGSKSDFETMSFACNTLDEFGVSYETLIISAHRTPDRMFKFAKDAEGRGIKIIIAGAGGAAHLPGMVASISNLPVLGVPVKSKALKGMDSLLSIVQMPAGIPVGTLAIGEAGAKNAALLALRILATQDKIIAKKLADFHKKQTASIGLKP, encoded by the coding sequence ATGACAAAAAATAATAAAACTCAGAATAAACCTCTAATTTCTATAATTATGGGTAGTAAAAGTGATTTTGAAACAATGTCTTTTGCTTGCAATACCCTAGATGAATTTGGGGTGAGTTATGAAACGCTTATAATTTCTGCACATCGCACACCAGATAGAATGTTCAAATTCGCTAAAGATGCTGAAGGCAGAGGAATTAAAATAATTATCGCAGGTGCAGGCGGTGCAGCACATTTACCTGGAATGGTGGCTTCAATTTCAAATTTGCCAGTACTAGGTGTACCTGTCAAAAGTAAAGCCCTGAAAGGTATGGATAGCCTACTTTCAATAGTGCAGATGCCAGCTGGTATTCCAGTTGGAACGCTTGCAATCGGTGAAGCTGGTGCAAAAAATGCGGCACTATTAGCACTTAGGATTCTTGCAACGCAAGATAAAATAATCGCAAAAAAACTTGCAGATTTTCATAAAAAACAAACTGCTTCTATAGGGCTAAAACCATAG
- a CDS encoding DUF2971 domain-containing protein produces the protein MENLKINKNLEELDNKLEKLFYSKFPSESGNKTLYHYTKLDTLEKILSSGTFRLYDAFTMNDPNEIYYAKKVFYNLIEKDNTLIKNSKILEEVKKLENNFIKFCGLYENLPSAVLNQPMEKKSYYNYFILSACENPDYLPLWRYYGDNAKGVSIGFKNGIKKIEEIDYKQQYFQITRVLYEKEYLESYFKEWFAEIDNYSKLNNKENYATIMSTIMTYITGTFHFNKHPDFESENEFRLVYTFDTNNHKEFEKNIKLDYDYKPNCNKFNFPELLKQNEVKQRYFYEHKFEKDFIEKIYVGPLLRFDETEQKIKNWLYEYGYDFSKIEIVKSRKAFR, from the coding sequence ATGGAAAATTTGAAAATAAATAAGAATTTGGAGGAGCTAGATAATAAACTAGAAAAGTTATTTTATAGTAAATTTCCAAGCGAATCTGGAAATAAAACTCTGTATCATTATACCAAACTAGATACTCTTGAAAAGATTTTAAGTTCTGGAACTTTTAGGCTTTATGATGCTTTTACCATGAATGATCCTAATGAAATTTACTACGCTAAAAAGGTTTTTTATAACCTAATTGAAAAAGATAATACTTTAATAAAAAATTCTAAAATTCTCGAAGAAGTAAAAAAGTTAGAAAATAATTTTATAAAATTTTGTGGATTATACGAAAACTTGCCTAGTGCAGTTTTAAATCAGCCAATGGAGAAAAAATCTTATTATAATTACTTTATTTTATCAGCCTGCGAAAATCCAGATTATCTTCCTTTGTGGAGATATTATGGTGATAATGCAAAAGGCGTAAGCATTGGTTTTAAAAATGGGATAAAAAAAATAGAAGAAATTGACTACAAACAACAATATTTTCAGATTACTAGAGTTCTTTATGAAAAGGAATATTTAGAAAGTTATTTTAAGGAATGGTTTGCAGAAATAGATAATTATTCAAAATTAAATAATAAAGAAAATTATGCGACTATAATGTCAACTATAATGACATACATTACAGGAACATTTCACTTCAATAAACATCCGGATTTCGAAAGTGAAAATGAATTTAGATTAGTTTATACATTTGATACAAATAATCATAAGGAATTTGAAAAGAATATAAAGCTGGACTATGATTATAAGCCTAACTGTAATAAATTTAATTTCCCAGAATTACTAAAACAAAACGAAGTTAAACAAAGATACTTTTATGAACATAAATTTGAAAAAGATTTTATAGAAAAAATCTATGTTGGTCCATTATTAAGATTTGATGAAACAGAACAAAAAATTAAAAACTGGCTTTATGAATATGGATATGATTTTTCTAAAATAGAAATAGTAAAGTCTCGAAAAGCATTTAGATAA
- a CDS encoding flagellar biosynthetic protein FliO translates to MTISQILNSSLALIFVLCLIGIVSVLLRKYLLKENYLGKNSDKRLSVSESLMLDQKRKLVLVKRDEKEHLILVSTDDNIIIEKDIIKEDTKENN, encoded by the coding sequence ATGACAATTTCTCAAATTCTTAATTCATCGTTAGCATTAATTTTTGTGCTATGTTTAATTGGCATTGTATCAGTGCTACTAAGAAAATATCTCTTAAAAGAAAATTATTTGGGCAAAAATTCAGATAAAAGATTATCAGTTTCAGAAAGCCTAATGCTTGACCAAAAAAGGAAGTTAGTGCTTGTAAAAAGAGATGAAAAAGAGCATCTAATTTTAGTTTCAACTGATGATAATATAATTATTGAAAAAGATATTATTAAAGAGGATACAAAAGAAAATAATTGA
- a CDS encoding Fic family protein, which produces MKYENLTLKKTQLDKLRPLDASLLKNLDEWFRVELTYTSNAIEGNTLTRAETALVVEKGLTVGGKSLVEHLEATNHASALDWVKQQIKRKPTDITVKDILKIHEVILKGIDDYNAGNFRNVPVRISGSAVILPNPIKVANLMKQFEIWLQTKQKIHPVEIATEAHYRLVTIHPFTDGNGRTARLLMNMILMMYGYPPAIIRKQDRLKYINSLEKAQLVNGEGDSKNNYYKIISKAVDRSLDIYLKAVKGEDDNIENNNDDKLLKIGELAKKVGETNSTIRHWTKAGLLEVSEITPSGYQMYSVEMIERIKKIKELKEKRFSLEEISGNL; this is translated from the coding sequence ATGAAATATGAAAACCTTACATTAAAGAAAACTCAGCTGGACAAATTAAGACCACTTGATGCTTCTTTGCTTAAAAATTTAGATGAGTGGTTTCGTGTTGAATTAACCTATACCAGTAACGCTATAGAGGGGAACACTCTTACTCGTGCTGAAACTGCATTGGTAGTTGAAAAGGGTTTAACAGTCGGCGGTAAATCTTTAGTGGAACATCTGGAAGCAACTAATCACGCATCTGCATTAGATTGGGTAAAACAGCAAATAAAAAGAAAACCCACTGATATAACTGTAAAAGATATTTTAAAAATACATGAAGTAATATTGAAAGGAATTGATGATTACAATGCGGGTAATTTTAGAAATGTTCCAGTTAGAATTTCAGGTTCGGCGGTAATTTTGCCTAACCCAATTAAAGTTGCTAATTTAATGAAGCAATTTGAAATTTGGCTACAAACAAAACAAAAAATTCACCCAGTAGAAATTGCAACAGAAGCTCATTATAGATTGGTAACTATTCATCCATTTACAGATGGAAATGGTAGGACTGCAAGGTTGCTAATGAATATGATATTGATGATGTATGGCTATCCACCTGCAATTATTCGTAAGCAAGATAGGTTGAAATATATCAACTCACTTGAAAAAGCCCAGTTGGTAAATGGTGAAGGTGATTCAAAAAATAATTATTATAAAATAATTTCAAAAGCAGTTGATAGATCATTAGATATTTACTTAAAAGCAGTAAAAGGTGAAGATGATAATATTGAAAATAATAACGATGATAAATTATTAAAAATAGGTGAGTTAGCAAAAAAGGTAGGTGAAACCAACTCAACAATTCGTCACTGGACTAAAGCAGGATTACTGGAAGTATCAGAAATAACACCGAGTGGCTATCAAATGTACTCTGTTGAAATGATAGAGCGAATAAAAAAAATCAAAGAGCTAAAAGAGAAGAGGTTTAGCTTGGAGGAAATTAGTGGGAACCTCTGA
- the fliP gene encoding flagellar type III secretion system pore protein FliP (The bacterial flagellar biogenesis protein FliP forms a type III secretion system (T3SS)-type pore required for flagellar assembly.), translating into MHKIFKISFAILLFTIGIFALNFDVFAQNISVDLGNPKGGSSAETIFRLFVILTILSLAPSILMMVTSFTRIIVVLSLLRSAIGIQQTPPNVVLISLAMFLTFFIMQPVFNKSYDEGIKPLIENKIEEVEAMKKIAEPFREFMLKHVREDDLEMFEEISKQSEGKESKSEKVKGEEMVEYKALIPAFMISELRRAFEIGFLMFIPFLIIDMAIASILMSMGMMMLPPVLISLPFKIIFFVIIDGWAMLSESLIRSFQ; encoded by the coding sequence ATGCATAAAATTTTCAAAATATCTTTTGCTATTTTACTTTTTACGATTGGAATTTTTGCTTTGAATTTTGATGTTTTTGCACAAAATATCTCAGTTGATTTAGGAAATCCAAAAGGTGGAAGCTCCGCAGAAACAATATTCAGATTATTTGTAATCCTAACAATTCTAAGCCTTGCCCCTTCAATTTTGATGATGGTTACAAGTTTCACAAGAATTATAGTGGTGCTATCACTACTTAGAAGTGCAATTGGTATTCAGCAAACCCCACCGAATGTAGTGCTTATAAGTTTAGCGATGTTCCTAACTTTTTTCATAATGCAGCCGGTTTTTAATAAATCTTATGATGAAGGCATAAAGCCATTAATTGAAAATAAAATTGAAGAGGTGGAAGCGATGAAAAAAATCGCTGAACCCTTCAGGGAATTTATGCTTAAGCACGTTAGGGAAGATGATTTAGAAATGTTTGAGGAGATTTCTAAGCAATCAGAAGGCAAAGAAAGTAAATCCGAAAAAGTAAAAGGTGAGGAAATGGTTGAATATAAAGCATTAATCCCAGCCTTTATGATTAGTGAGTTAAGGCGGGCTTTTGAAATTGGTTTTTTAATGTTCATTCCGTTTTTAATAATTGATATGGCAATTGCCTCAATTTTAATGAGTATGGGTATGATGATGTTGCCACCAGTTCTGATTTCCTTGCCGTTTAAGATTATATTTTTTGTAATTATTGATGGCTGGGCAATGCTTAGTGAAAGCCTTATTCGCAGTTTTCAATAA
- the cysW gene encoding sulfate ABC transporter permease subunit CysW, producing MIKPITSVSETAFVRFLIAIISVAFLFLLIGLPVLAVFIEAFRKGFEGYVEGINQDDAISAIQLTLLVALISVPINIVFGIIASWAIAKFEFVGKQLLITFIDLPFSVSPVISGVIYVLLFGAHSVFGEWLIENDFRIIFALPGLVIATIFVTFPFVARELIPLMQEQGTEEEEASILLGASGLQTFFKITLPNIKWGLLYGVLLCNARAMGEFGAVSVVSGHIKGKTTTIPLYVEILYNEYNFVAAFAVASILTLLALVTLVLKFLLEGKYERATNKH from the coding sequence ATGATAAAACCTATTACATCAGTTAGTGAAACCGCCTTTGTGAGATTTTTAATCGCAATAATTTCAGTTGCGTTTTTATTTCTGCTAATTGGTTTGCCAGTGCTTGCAGTTTTTATTGAAGCCTTCCGCAAAGGATTTGAAGGCTATGTTGAGGGGATTAACCAAGATGATGCAATTTCAGCAATTCAACTAACCTTGCTAGTTGCGTTAATTTCAGTGCCAATCAACATAGTTTTTGGAATTATTGCAAGCTGGGCGATTGCGAAATTTGAATTCGTGGGTAAGCAATTATTAATCACTTTTATTGATTTGCCATTCTCAGTTTCACCAGTAATTTCAGGTGTGATATATGTTTTATTATTCGGTGCGCATTCAGTGTTTGGTGAGTGGCTGATTGAAAATGACTTTAGAATAATTTTTGCTCTACCGGGTTTGGTTATCGCAACAATATTTGTAACATTCCCTTTTGTTGCGCGTGAGTTAATTCCGCTAATGCAAGAACAAGGAACAGAAGAAGAAGAAGCCTCAATTCTGCTAGGTGCATCAGGCTTGCAAACATTTTTCAAAATAACTCTGCCAAATATTAAATGGGGCTTACTTTATGGAGTTCTGCTCTGCAATGCTCGTGCGATGGGTGAATTTGGAGCAGTTTCAGTGGTTTCTGGGCATATTAAAGGCAAAACAACTACAATCCCACTTTATGTAGAAATTTTATATAATGAATATAATTTTGTGGCAGCTTTTGCGGTTGCTTCAATCTTAACATTACTTGCCCTCGTTACTCTTGTTCTAAAATTCCTTCTTGAAGGAAAATATGAAAGAGCAACTAATAAGCATTAA
- the ligA gene encoding NAD-dependent DNA ligase LigA produces the protein MFQEQFRIEELKALIKHHNKKYYQEEKPEISDADYDKLMQELQALEQKFPNLLTPDSPTQKVGYKPLEKFEKVKHSKPMLSLSNAFSMEDISDFLTRIKRFLVVSEEESFNLDLFCEPKIDGLSFTARYENGELVMAATRGDGEEGENITQNIKTIKSLPKILTGDVPKILEIRGEIYLSHKEFERINNERSEAGEELFANPRNCASGSLRQLDANITASRNLQYFAYGWGEVSEQKWQTQEEAFLYFKSLGFVVNPMSQLCKNIKEIEDFYNNFYSKRAELEYDIDGLVYKINSCELQERLGFIARSPRWAIAHKFPAEQAETIIENITIQVGRTGALTPVAELKPINIGGVIVKRATLHNKDEINRKDIRIGDYVIVQRAGDVIPQIVKVITEKRDILSSKIFEFPSHCPVCNSVAIRENDDAVTRCTGGISCEAQAVEYLKYFVARDAFDIEGLGKRQIEEFYQKDFIKTPADIFTLEERNNILQIENIEGYGKISVQKLFNAIKNRRKIELARFIYSLGIRHIGQENAKLLAKNYISFQEFYRKIINICNQENGFENSPEFMELLAIDGLGEKIIKSIILYFSNEKHRAIIQDLLKYIEVEDYKESQKINSAFIGKSIIFTGTLEKLTRVEAKAKAELAGAKVASSISAKTDYLIAGADAGSKLNKAKELNVKIISEDEFLLMLENNL, from the coding sequence ATGTTTCAAGAGCAGTTTAGAATTGAAGAGTTAAAAGCACTAATTAAGCATCACAACAAAAAATATTATCAAGAAGAAAAGCCTGAAATTTCTGATGCGGATTATGATAAGTTAATGCAGGAATTACAAGCTTTAGAGCAGAAATTTCCTAACTTACTAACGCCTGATAGCCCCACCCAAAAAGTTGGTTACAAACCGCTAGAAAAATTTGAAAAAGTGAAACATTCAAAACCTATGCTTTCACTAAGTAATGCTTTTTCAATGGAAGATATTTCTGATTTTTTAACTCGCATAAAGAGATTTTTGGTCGTTTCTGAAGAAGAAAGTTTTAATTTGGATTTGTTCTGTGAGCCAAAAATTGATGGGCTTTCTTTCACCGCAAGATATGAAAATGGAGAGCTTGTAATGGCGGCAACCCGAGGTGATGGCGAGGAAGGTGAAAATATTACGCAGAATATTAAAACTATAAAATCTTTGCCAAAAATTTTAACTGGTGATGTGCCGAAAATTTTGGAAATTAGAGGTGAAATTTATCTAAGCCATAAAGAATTTGAGCGTATAAATAATGAACGAAGCGAGGCAGGTGAAGAGCTTTTTGCCAACCCTAGAAATTGTGCTTCTGGTAGTTTGCGTCAGCTAGATGCGAATATTACAGCAAGCAGAAATCTGCAATATTTCGCTTATGGTTGGGGTGAAGTTTCAGAGCAAAAATGGCAAACGCAGGAAGAGGCTTTTTTATATTTCAAATCGCTTGGATTTGTTGTGAATCCAATGTCTCAGCTATGTAAAAATATAAAAGAAATTGAAGATTTTTATAATAATTTTTACTCAAAAAGAGCTGAGCTTGAATATGATATTGATGGGTTGGTTTATAAAATAAATTCTTGCGAGTTACAGGAAAGGCTAGGTTTTATCGCACGCTCGCCAAGATGGGCGATTGCTCATAAATTTCCAGCAGAGCAAGCTGAAACCATCATTGAGAATATAACAATTCAAGTTGGGCGAACTGGAGCTTTAACACCAGTTGCGGAGCTTAAGCCAATTAATATTGGTGGCGTGATTGTTAAGCGTGCGACACTTCATAATAAAGATGAAATTAATCGCAAAGATATTAGAATTGGTGATTATGTTATTGTGCAAAGGGCGGGCGATGTTATTCCTCAGATTGTAAAAGTTATCACTGAAAAGCGTGATATTCTTTCAAGTAAAATCTTTGAATTTCCTTCGCATTGCCCTGTGTGCAACTCGGTTGCGATTCGTGAAAATGATGATGCGGTTACTAGATGCACTGGCGGAATTTCTTGCGAGGCACAGGCGGTTGAATATCTAAAATATTTTGTTGCGAGAGACGCATTTGATATTGAGGGGCTTGGAAAACGCCAGATTGAAGAGTTTTATCAAAAAGATTTTATCAAAACCCCTGCTGATATTTTTACTCTTGAGGAAAGAAATAACATTTTGCAAATTGAAAATATAGAAGGCTACGGCAAAATTTCAGTGCAGAAATTATTTAATGCTATCAAAAATCGCAGAAAGATTGAGCTTGCAAGATTTATATATTCGCTTGGAATCAGACATATTGGGCAGGAAAACGCAAAATTACTCGCTAAAAACTACATTTCATTTCAAGAATTTTATCGCAAAATTATCAATATTTGCAACCAAGAAAATGGCTTTGAAAATTCGCCAGAATTTATGGAATTACTTGCGATTGATGGTCTTGGTGAGAAGATTATAAAATCTATAATTTTATATTTTTCAAACGAAAAACATCGTGCGATTATTCAAGATTTGTTGAAATACATAGAGGTTGAAGATTATAAAGAATCGCAAAAAATCAACTCAGCTTTTATAGGAAAATCTATAATTTTCACAGGCACACTTGAAAAATTGACAAGGGTGGAAGCCAAAGCCAAGGCAGAGCTTGCGGGGGCGAAAGTTGCCTCTTCCATTTCCGCTAAAACTGACTATTTAATTGCAGGAGCTGATGCAGGAAGCAAACTAAATAAAGCCAAAGAATTAAATGTGAAAATCATCTCAGAAGATGAATTTTTGCTGATGTTAGAAAATAATTTATGA
- a CDS encoding DUF2282 domain-containing protein yields the protein MSNKKLIYLSGLLFLASNSSSLAQSNDAMNKPMAEKEKCYGIVKASKNDCAAADGSHSCAGYAKKDSDGKEWVLLPKGTCERIVGGSTTPITEEQKRISSDKV from the coding sequence ATGAGCAATAAGAAATTAATTTATTTAAGTGGTTTGTTGTTTTTAGCTTCTAATAGCTCAAGTTTAGCACAAAGTAATGATGCGATGAACAAACCAATGGCGGAGAAAGAAAAATGCTATGGCATCGTAAAAGCCAGTAAAAATGATTGTGCAGCGGCTGATGGCTCACACTCCTGTGCAGGATATGCGAAAAAAGATTCAGACGGCAAAGAATGGGTTTTGCTTCCAAAAGGCACTTGCGAGAGGATTGTTGGCGGTTCAACCACACCAATCACAGAAGAACAAAAGAGAATTTCATCTGATAAGGTTTAG
- the mnmA gene encoding tRNA 2-thiouridine(34) synthase MnmA, with product MNRFVKDKPKSETRIVVAMSGGVDSSTAAALMHEEGYEVIGITLQLYDYGKAVGKKNACCAGQDIEDARNVCDKLGIPHYVLNYESIFKESVMEDFADSYLRGETPIPCVRCNQSVKFRDLFKVAKDLGADALVTGHYIRRIAGENGAELHNAIDANKDQSYFLFATTREQLEYIHFPLGDMTKAETRNHAIRFGLAVADKPDSQDICFVPNGNYASVVEKLRPYALDPGEIVHINGEVLGMHSGIINFTRGQRKGIGGGNKEPLYVIKIEPETKRVIVGEEKYLFENSLKIKELNWLGDVDEYGTPIIPEEGLNVEVKLRSLSKRKPAKLKILDEKGNCEILLAEEERAITAGQACVFYQDTRVLGGGWIVSNLA from the coding sequence ATGAACCGATTTGTTAAAGATAAGCCAAAATCTGAAACTCGTATAGTTGTTGCGATGAGTGGCGGTGTGGATAGCTCAACGGCAGCAGCCCTTATGCACGAGGAAGGTTATGAAGTTATTGGCATTACGCTTCAGCTATATGATTATGGCAAGGCCGTTGGCAAGAAAAATGCTTGTTGTGCAGGGCAAGATATTGAGGATGCACGGAATGTCTGCGATAAACTTGGCATTCCGCATTATGTTTTGAATTATGAATCAATCTTCAAAGAAAGTGTAATGGAAGATTTTGCCGATAGTTATTTACGAGGCGAAACGCCAATTCCTTGCGTTAGATGCAATCAATCAGTTAAGTTTAGAGATTTATTCAAAGTAGCAAAAGATTTAGGCGCAGATGCACTCGTTACAGGGCATTATATCCGCAGAATTGCTGGCGAAAATGGTGCAGAACTTCACAATGCAATAGATGCGAATAAAGATCAATCATATTTTCTATTTGCAACAACTCGTGAGCAGCTTGAATATATTCACTTTCCACTAGGTGATATGACGAAAGCTGAAACTAGAAATCACGCAATTAGATTTGGTTTGGCGGTTGCTGATAAGCCTGATTCTCAAGATATTTGCTTTGTTCCGAATGGAAATTATGCAAGCGTGGTTGAAAAACTCCGCCCTTACGCCCTAGACCCAGGGGAAATTGTTCATATAAATGGCGAAGTTTTGGGAATGCATAGCGGAATTATAAATTTCACCAGAGGGCAACGCAAAGGCATAGGAGGCGGCAATAAAGAGCCACTTTATGTTATCAAAATTGAACCTGAAACCAAGCGAGTTATTGTTGGTGAAGAAAAATATCTTTTTGAAAATTCTCTTAAAATTAAAGAGCTAAATTGGCTTGGTGATGTTGATGAATACGGCACGCCAATTATACCTGAAGAAGGCTTGAATGTTGAGGTTAAACTCCGCTCACTTTCAAAACGCAAGCCCGCAAAACTCAAAATTCTTGATGAAAAAGGTAATTGTGAAATCCTGCTTGCTGAAGAAGAAAGGGCAATAACCGCCGGCCAAGCCTGTGTTTTTTACCAAGATACCCGAGTTCTAGGTGGTGGGTGGATAGTTTCTAACTTAGCCTAA
- the cysA gene encoding sulfate ABC transporter ATP-binding protein, with product MSIVVKSVSKKFKNNFVALDNVTLKVEPGELVALLGPSGSGKTTLLRIISGLEFPDFGSVILDGKEAHDQSVKERNVGFVFQHYALFKHMTVFENVAFGLSVKPKKERLSKEEIQEKVLSLLKLVHLDAFHDRYPSQLSGGQRQRVALARALAVEPKVLLLDEPFGALDAKVRKELRRWMRKLHDEIHITSVFVTHDQEEAMEVADKIVVMNKGRIEQVGSPEEVYNNPANSFVYDFLGNYNEFTGWKDDEGNIHFLDSEVKKSTIVIEESTTKNIIDFISKKVFGKKEDEIIVETKIASKPKPKNIKEIKIYCRPHELFVSKIKAPEEYIKAKITHINKAGSMIKLEMEDKAGKLLFAEIGRQVQEDENFNKGDEVYLYPKNIKIFNQ from the coding sequence ATGAGCATAGTTGTTAAATCAGTTAGCAAAAAATTTAAGAATAATTTTGTTGCACTTGATAATGTAACCTTAAAAGTTGAACCGGGTGAGTTGGTTGCTTTGCTAGGGCCTTCTGGTTCTGGTAAAACTACATTGCTTCGCATTATTTCTGGGCTAGAATTTCCTGATTTCGGCTCAGTAATACTTGATGGTAAAGAGGCTCATGATCAATCAGTTAAAGAAAGAAATGTCGGCTTTGTATTCCAGCATTACGCACTTTTCAAGCATATGACCGTTTTTGAAAATGTCGCATTTGGCCTTTCTGTTAAACCTAAAAAAGAGCGTCTTTCTAAAGAAGAAATTCAAGAAAAAGTTTTATCGCTTCTAAAACTCGTTCACCTTGATGCCTTCCACGATAGATACCCAAGCCAACTTTCAGGCGGGCAAAGGCAGAGGGTTGCTTTAGCTCGTGCTTTAGCGGTTGAGCCAAAAGTTCTTCTGCTTGATGAACCATTTGGCGCGTTAGATGCAAAAGTTCGTAAAGAGCTTCGCAGATGGATGAGAAAACTTCACGATGAAATCCATATTACTTCAGTTTTTGTAACTCACGATCAAGAAGAAGCAATGGAAGTTGCTGATAAAATAGTTGTGATGAACAAAGGCAGAATTGAGCAAGTTGGCTCTCCAGAAGAAGTTTATAATAACCCAGCAAACTCATTTGTTTATGATTTCTTAGGTAATTATAATGAATTTACAGGCTGGAAAGATGATGAAGGAAATATTCATTTTCTTGATAGTGAAGTTAAAAAATCAACTATTGTAATTGAGGAATCAACCACAAAAAATATCATAGATTTTATATCTAAAAAAGTTTTTGGCAAAAAAGAAGATGAAATTATCGTTGAGACAAAAATTGCCTCAAAGCCTAAGCCTAAAAATATTAAAGAAATAAAAATTTATTGCAGGCCGCATGAGCTTTTTGTTAGCAAAATTAAAGCACCAGAGGAATATATTAAGGCAAAAATTACGCATATTAACAAAGCTGGCTCAATGATAAAACTTGAGATGGAAGATAAAGCAGGTAAACTTTTATTCGCTGAAATTGGTCGTCAAGTTCAAGAAGATGAAAATTTCAACAAGGGTGATGAAGTTTATCTCTACCCAAAAAATATAAAAATCTTTAATCAATAG